In Humulus lupulus chromosome 7, drHumLupu1.1, whole genome shotgun sequence, the following are encoded in one genomic region:
- the LOC133789018 gene encoding uncharacterized protein LOC133789018 isoform X2, whose protein sequence is MESSSLTSLPEETTDQQPQSVSAFASIPARPPTHTPSQKYSPLDWSGYFEQEEDISIPNSDDVFHVYMAGKEGPVVFCLHGGGYSGLSFSLSASHIKEKARVVAMDLRGHGKSTTENDLDLSIETMCNDVVAVVKAMHGDSPPAIVLVGHSMGGSVAVHVAASKAISSLAGLIVIDVVEGTALASLIHMQKILSSRVQHFSSIEKAIEWSVKGGSLRNTESARVSIPATLKYDDSKKCYVHRAQLVETEKYWRGWYEGLSEKFLSSPVPKLLLLAGTDRLDRALTIGQMQGKFQMVVIKHTGHAIQEDVPDEFANFVLNFVSRNRIGPRGVEIPGLRRPFQSQP, encoded by the exons ATGGAATCGTCGTCCCTGACTTCGTTACCGGAAGAAACTACCGATCAGCAACCCCAATCTGTCTCCGCCTTTGCCTCCATCCCAGCTCGCCCTCCCACTCA TACTCCTTCTCAAAAGTACTCACCTTTAGATTGGTCGGGCTATTTTGAGCAAGAAGAGGACATAAGCATTCCGAACTCCGATGAT GTATTTCATGTGTATATGGCAGGAAAAGAAGGTCCCGTTGTTTTTTGTCTACACGGAGGTGGTTATAGTGG GCTTTCCTTTTCATTGTCGGCAAGCCATATAAAAGAGAAAGCTCGGGTAGTTGCAATGGACCTGCGAGGACATGGAAAATCAACAACAGAAAATGATCTTGACCTTTCCATCGAG ACAATGTGCAATGATGTTGTGGCTGTTGTGAAAGCAATGCATGGGGATTCTCCTCCAGCCATCGTGCTTGTCGGCCACAG CATGGGAGGCTCGGTTGCTGTGCATGTTGCTGCAAGTAAAGCAATATCTAGCTTGGCTGGATTGATTGTTATCGATGTTGTAGAG GGGACAGCTTTGGCGTCATTGATTCATATGCAGAAAATCCTATCTAGCCGGGTGCAACATTTTTCAAGCATTGAAAAAGCG ATTGAATGGAGTGTCAAAGGGGGCTCTTTGAGAAACACTGAGTCTGCTCGAGTGTCAATCCCTGCCACATTAaagtatgatgattctaagaAATG TTATGTACACAGAGCACAACTGGTAGAAACAGAAAAATATTGGAGAGGCTG GTATGAAGGCCTTTCAGAAAAATTCCTGTCATCTCCTGTTCCAAAGTTGTTGCTTTTAGCTGGCACAGACCGACTCGACAG AGCTCTTACAATTGGTCAAATGCAAGGAAAATTTCAAATGGTGGTTATTAAACATACAGGGCATGCTATACAG GAAGATGTACCTGATGAATTTGCCAATTTTGTGCTTAATTTTGTATCTCGTAACCGAATTGGCCCACGTGGAGTTGAG ATACCAGGGCTTCGTAGGCCATTCCAATCTCAGCCTTGA
- the LOC133789018 gene encoding uncharacterized protein LOC133789018 isoform X1 codes for MESSSLTSLPEETTDQQPQSVSAFASIPARPPTQSTPSQKYSPLDWSGYFEQEEDISIPNSDDVFHVYMAGKEGPVVFCLHGGGYSGLSFSLSASHIKEKARVVAMDLRGHGKSTTENDLDLSIETMCNDVVAVVKAMHGDSPPAIVLVGHSMGGSVAVHVAASKAISSLAGLIVIDVVEGTALASLIHMQKILSSRVQHFSSIEKAIEWSVKGGSLRNTESARVSIPATLKYDDSKKCYVHRAQLVETEKYWRGWYEGLSEKFLSSPVPKLLLLAGTDRLDRALTIGQMQGKFQMVVIKHTGHAIQEDVPDEFANFVLNFVSRNRIGPRGVEIPGLRRPFQSQP; via the exons ATGGAATCGTCGTCCCTGACTTCGTTACCGGAAGAAACTACCGATCAGCAACCCCAATCTGTCTCCGCCTTTGCCTCCATCCCAGCTCGCCCTCCCACTCA GAGTACTCCTTCTCAAAAGTACTCACCTTTAGATTGGTCGGGCTATTTTGAGCAAGAAGAGGACATAAGCATTCCGAACTCCGATGAT GTATTTCATGTGTATATGGCAGGAAAAGAAGGTCCCGTTGTTTTTTGTCTACACGGAGGTGGTTATAGTGG GCTTTCCTTTTCATTGTCGGCAAGCCATATAAAAGAGAAAGCTCGGGTAGTTGCAATGGACCTGCGAGGACATGGAAAATCAACAACAGAAAATGATCTTGACCTTTCCATCGAG ACAATGTGCAATGATGTTGTGGCTGTTGTGAAAGCAATGCATGGGGATTCTCCTCCAGCCATCGTGCTTGTCGGCCACAG CATGGGAGGCTCGGTTGCTGTGCATGTTGCTGCAAGTAAAGCAATATCTAGCTTGGCTGGATTGATTGTTATCGATGTTGTAGAG GGGACAGCTTTGGCGTCATTGATTCATATGCAGAAAATCCTATCTAGCCGGGTGCAACATTTTTCAAGCATTGAAAAAGCG ATTGAATGGAGTGTCAAAGGGGGCTCTTTGAGAAACACTGAGTCTGCTCGAGTGTCAATCCCTGCCACATTAaagtatgatgattctaagaAATG TTATGTACACAGAGCACAACTGGTAGAAACAGAAAAATATTGGAGAGGCTG GTATGAAGGCCTTTCAGAAAAATTCCTGTCATCTCCTGTTCCAAAGTTGTTGCTTTTAGCTGGCACAGACCGACTCGACAG AGCTCTTACAATTGGTCAAATGCAAGGAAAATTTCAAATGGTGGTTATTAAACATACAGGGCATGCTATACAG GAAGATGTACCTGATGAATTTGCCAATTTTGTGCTTAATTTTGTATCTCGTAACCGAATTGGCCCACGTGGAGTTGAG ATACCAGGGCTTCGTAGGCCATTCCAATCTCAGCCTTGA
- the LOC133789014 gene encoding protein RMD5 homolog, translating into MELNTVKDAFDSVVKKQKLSSSKCHEAIDQVGLEIEQALAQIVSPRDPNSPVDHKSILAELNHKLNAISPLPKLEGSQKELNVNLSKYPKLLEKTFNPDISKAYRNVDFDYHTVNRIIANHFYQQGWFDLGDSIINEAGEPEAAVLKLQFFEMYQILEAMKIRSLEPALRWVYANREKLKHNGSNLELKLHSLQYVEILQSGSQADALNYAKTYLAPFAYLYENEIMKLMGCLAYRGRLTSSPYADLMSPTHWEKSTEELIQQFCSLLGQSQHSPFGVVIAAGFEGLPTLLKLANVIAMKKQEWQAMRQLPVPVDLGKEFQFHSIFVCPVSRDQSNEDNPPMLMPCLHVLCKQSIIKLSKNSSRTFKCPYCPAEASVTQCRQLSF; encoded by the coding sequence ATGGAGCTGAATACAGTAAAAGATGCATTTGACAGCGTTGTTAAGAAGCAAAAGCTATCATCTTCCAAGTGTCATGAAGCAATTGATCAAGTTGGCCTAGAAATTGAACAAGCACTTGCACAAATTGTGTCACCTCGTGACCCCAACTCACCTGTTGATCATAAGTCCATTCTTGCGGAGCTTAATCATAAGCTCAATGCAATTTCCCCACTCCCCAAGTTAGAAGGTTCTCAGAAGGAGCTAAACGTAAATCTTAGCAAATACCCAAAACTCCTTGAGAAAACATTCAATCCCGACATCTCCAAAGCATACAGAAATGTTGACTTTGACTACCATACTGTGAATCGAATCATTGCAAACCATTTTTACCAGCAAGGCTGGTTTGATCTTGGAGATAGCATTATAAATGAGGCTGGAGAACCTGAAGCAGCCGTTTTAAAGTTGCAATTTTTCGAAATGTATCAGATACTCGAGGCTATGAAGATTAGAAGCCTTGAGCCTGCTCTGAGATGGGTTTATGCTAACCGGGAAAAGCTCAAGCACAATGGTTCAAATCTTGAGCTTAAACTTCACAGTCTGCAATATGTAGAGATTCTCCAGAGCGGAAGCCAAGCTGATGCACTTAACTATGCCAAAACTTACCTTGCACCTTTTGCTTACCTCTACGAGAATGAGATCATGAAGCTTATGGGTTGCCTTGCATATCGAGGAAGGCTTACAAGCTCTCCATACGCAGACCTAATGTCCCCAACCCATTGGGAGAAATCAACTGAGGAGTTGATCCAGCAGTTCTGTAGTCTCCTAGGACAGTCACAGCACAGCCCTTTTGGCGTGGTGATAGCCGCTGGATTCGAAGGGTTACCTACTCTGTTAAAGCTGGCGAATGTCATAGCTATGAAGAAGCAAGAATGGCAGGCGATGAGGCAGTTACCGGTTCCTGTGGACTTGGGGAAGGAGTTTCAGTTCCATTCAATATTCGTATGTCCTGTGAGCAGAGACCAAAGCAATGAAGACAATCCACCCATGTTGATGCCATGTTTACATGTTCTATGCAAGCAATCAATCATCAAGCTGTCAAAGAATAGCAGTCGAACATTTAAATGTCCATATTGCCCAGCCGAGGCTTCTGTTACTCAGTGCAGGCAGCTATCTTTCTGA
- the LOC133789015 gene encoding uncharacterized protein LOC133789015 → MALRAHLLTPKIPTLQPPSLSSRRSPSVVTFLGNRTKTLIKCSDLSSGESDSESELASNLAREVAKMNTLLAQRAEAMAKSRGLLFKEVCQYLCMDSDEVGSHWRKMEEEDKWVLVKRFVSDWGVNFHPLSARSIKELIEEHLRAIEDEQSNSSKSSSSSPSPSSSSSSLFPSLKKLMWFSQD, encoded by the coding sequence ATGGCTCTGAGAGCTCATCTTCTCACCCCCAAAATCCCCACACTCCAACCTCCAAGCCTCAGCTCTCGTCGTTCCCCTTCTGTAGTAACATTCCTTGGCAACCGAACCAAAACCCTAATCAAATGCTCCGACCTCAGCTCAGGAGAGTCGGACTCAGAGTCAGAGCTGGCGTCAAATTTGGCGAGAGAAGTGGCGAAGATGAACACCCTTTTGGCACAGAGAGCGGAGGCCATGGCAAAGAGCAGAGGGCTGCTGTTCAAGGAGGTGTGCCAGTACCTATGCATGGATTCGGATGAGGTTGGGAGCCATTGGAGGAAGATGGAAGAGGAGGACAAGTGGGTTTTGGTTAAAAGGTTCGTATCTGATTGGGGTGTCAATTTTCATCCATTGTCTGCTAGATCAATCAAAGAATTGATAGAAGAACATTTACGTGCAATTGAAGATGAACAAAGCAATTCttcaaaatcatcatcatcatcaccatcaccatcttcttcttcttcttcattgttTCCTTCTCTGAAGAAATTGATGTGGTTTTCACAAGactaa
- the LOC133789013 gene encoding protein trichome birefringence-like 12 isoform X3, whose protein sequence is MPPKRLSPLFPWLIILTIFLLFLYTSLLPFQSPSSSSSSSSSSNPPLNKIHTKPTCNFFKGHWAMDPNRIPIYDDTCPFHRNAWNCLRNQRENMGRINSWKWVPETCDLPRIDPLRFLSLMKNRNIGFVGDSLNENFLVSFLCVLRVADMGAKKWKKKGAWRGAYFPKFNVTVAYHRAVLLAKYEWQPKQPSHGDQDGLKGIHRVDVDIPAADWASIGDFYDVLVFNTGHWWGFDKFPKEKPLVFYQAGQPILPPPNMLDGLKLVLENMASYVQKEIPSKTLKFWRLQSPRHFYGGDWNQNGSCMFNDPLEELQTA, encoded by the exons ATGCCTCCTAAACGACTCTCACCACTCTTCCCATGGCTGATCATACTCACCATTTTCCTCCTTTTTCTTTACACTTCCCTCCTTCCCTTTCaatcaccttcttcttcttcttcttcttcttcttcttcaaacccACCTCTTAACAAGATCCATACTAAACCCACATGCAATTTCTTCAAAGGCCACTGGGCTATGGATCCCAATAGAATACCCATCTACGATGACACCTGCCCTTTTCATAGAAACGCTTGGAACTGTCTAAGGAACCAGAGAGAAAACATGGGTCGGATCAATTCCTGGAAATGGGTGCCCGAAACTTGTGATCTTCCGCGGATCGACCCGCTTCGGTTTCTGAGTCTGATGAAGAATAGGAATATTGGGTTTGTTGGTGATTCTTTGAATGAGAATTTTTTGGTCTCTTTTCTGTGTGTTCTGAGAGTGGCTGATATGGGTGCAAAGAAGTGGAAGAAGAAAGGAGCTTGGAGAGGAGCTTATTTTCCCAAGTTTAATGTCACGGTTGCTTACCATCGAGCTGTTTTGCTTGCCAAATACGA GTGGCAGCCAAAACAACCCTCACATGGTGACCAAGATGGATTAAAAGGAATTCACCGTGTAGATGTGGACATTCCTGCAGCTGATTGGGCTAGCATTGGTGATTTCTACGATGTTCTTGTTTTCAACACCGGCCATTG GTGGGGTTTTGATAAATTCCCTAAAGAAAAACCCCTTGTTTTCTATCAAGCTGGTCAGCCTATACTTCCTCCACCTAACATGCTGGATGGGCTTAAATTAGTTCTTGAGAATATGGCGTCATATGTTCAAAAAGAAATTCCAAGCAAGACGCTCAAGTTCTGGCGGTTGCAGTCACCGAGGCATTTTTATGGTGGCGATTGGAATCAAAATGGAAGTTGCATGTTCAATGATCCACTTGAGGAGCTCCAG Acagcttga
- the LOC133789013 gene encoding protein trichome birefringence-like 12 isoform X2 produces the protein MPPKRLSPLFPWLIILTIFLLFLYTSLLPFQSPSSSSSSSSSSNPPLNKIHTKPTCNFFKGHWAMDPNRIPIYDDTCPFHRNAWNCLRNQRENMGRINSWKWVPETCDLPRIDPLRFLSLMKNRNIGFVGDSLNENFLVSFLCVLRVADMGAKKWKKKGAWRGAYFPKFNVTVAYHRAVLLAKYEWQPKQPSHGDQDGLKGIHRVDVDIPAADWASIGDFYDVLVFNTGHWWGFDKFPKEKPLVFYQAGQPILPPPNMLDGLKLVLENMASYVQKEIPSKTLKFWRLQSPRHFYGGDWNQNGSCMFNDPLEELQKQWSK, from the exons ATGCCTCCTAAACGACTCTCACCACTCTTCCCATGGCTGATCATACTCACCATTTTCCTCCTTTTTCTTTACACTTCCCTCCTTCCCTTTCaatcaccttcttcttcttcttcttcttcttcttcttcaaacccACCTCTTAACAAGATCCATACTAAACCCACATGCAATTTCTTCAAAGGCCACTGGGCTATGGATCCCAATAGAATACCCATCTACGATGACACCTGCCCTTTTCATAGAAACGCTTGGAACTGTCTAAGGAACCAGAGAGAAAACATGGGTCGGATCAATTCCTGGAAATGGGTGCCCGAAACTTGTGATCTTCCGCGGATCGACCCGCTTCGGTTTCTGAGTCTGATGAAGAATAGGAATATTGGGTTTGTTGGTGATTCTTTGAATGAGAATTTTTTGGTCTCTTTTCTGTGTGTTCTGAGAGTGGCTGATATGGGTGCAAAGAAGTGGAAGAAGAAAGGAGCTTGGAGAGGAGCTTATTTTCCCAAGTTTAATGTCACGGTTGCTTACCATCGAGCTGTTTTGCTTGCCAAATACGA GTGGCAGCCAAAACAACCCTCACATGGTGACCAAGATGGATTAAAAGGAATTCACCGTGTAGATGTGGACATTCCTGCAGCTGATTGGGCTAGCATTGGTGATTTCTACGATGTTCTTGTTTTCAACACCGGCCATTG GTGGGGTTTTGATAAATTCCCTAAAGAAAAACCCCTTGTTTTCTATCAAGCTGGTCAGCCTATACTTCCTCCACCTAACATGCTGGATGGGCTTAAATTAGTTCTTGAGAATATGGCGTCATATGTTCAAAAAGAAATTCCAAGCAAGACGCTCAAGTTCTGGCGGTTGCAGTCACCGAGGCATTTTTATGGTGGCGATTGGAATCAAAATGGAAGTTGCATGTTCAATGATCCACTTGAGGAGCTCCAG AAACAATGGAGTAAATAA
- the LOC133789013 gene encoding protein trichome birefringence-like 12 isoform X1 codes for MPPKRLSPLFPWLIILTIFLLFLYTSLLPFQSPSSSSSSSSSSNPPLNKIHTKPTCNFFKGHWAMDPNRIPIYDDTCPFHRNAWNCLRNQRENMGRINSWKWVPETCDLPRIDPLRFLSLMKNRNIGFVGDSLNENFLVSFLCVLRVADMGAKKWKKKGAWRGAYFPKFNVTVAYHRAVLLAKYEWQPKQPSHGDQDGLKGIHRVDVDIPAADWASIGDFYDVLVFNTGHWWGFDKFPKEKPLVFYQAGQPILPPPNMLDGLKLVLENMASYVQKEIPSKTLKFWRLQSPRHFYGGDWNQNGSCMFNDPLEELQLDSWFDPRNNGVNKEARILNRLIIDSVQGTDIQLLDLTHLSEFRADAHPAVWLGKKDAVAIWGQDCMHWCLPGVPDTWVDILSELIQIGLKTG; via the exons ATGCCTCCTAAACGACTCTCACCACTCTTCCCATGGCTGATCATACTCACCATTTTCCTCCTTTTTCTTTACACTTCCCTCCTTCCCTTTCaatcaccttcttcttcttcttcttcttcttcttcttcaaacccACCTCTTAACAAGATCCATACTAAACCCACATGCAATTTCTTCAAAGGCCACTGGGCTATGGATCCCAATAGAATACCCATCTACGATGACACCTGCCCTTTTCATAGAAACGCTTGGAACTGTCTAAGGAACCAGAGAGAAAACATGGGTCGGATCAATTCCTGGAAATGGGTGCCCGAAACTTGTGATCTTCCGCGGATCGACCCGCTTCGGTTTCTGAGTCTGATGAAGAATAGGAATATTGGGTTTGTTGGTGATTCTTTGAATGAGAATTTTTTGGTCTCTTTTCTGTGTGTTCTGAGAGTGGCTGATATGGGTGCAAAGAAGTGGAAGAAGAAAGGAGCTTGGAGAGGAGCTTATTTTCCCAAGTTTAATGTCACGGTTGCTTACCATCGAGCTGTTTTGCTTGCCAAATACGA GTGGCAGCCAAAACAACCCTCACATGGTGACCAAGATGGATTAAAAGGAATTCACCGTGTAGATGTGGACATTCCTGCAGCTGATTGGGCTAGCATTGGTGATTTCTACGATGTTCTTGTTTTCAACACCGGCCATTG GTGGGGTTTTGATAAATTCCCTAAAGAAAAACCCCTTGTTTTCTATCAAGCTGGTCAGCCTATACTTCCTCCACCTAACATGCTGGATGGGCTTAAATTAGTTCTTGAGAATATGGCGTCATATGTTCAAAAAGAAATTCCAAGCAAGACGCTCAAGTTCTGGCGGTTGCAGTCACCGAGGCATTTTTATGGTGGCGATTGGAATCAAAATGGAAGTTGCATGTTCAATGATCCACTTGAGGAGCTCCAG cttgactcatggtttgaCCCCAGAAACAATGGAGTAAATAAAGAAGCAAGAATTCTGAACCGTCTGATAATAGATTCAGTTCAAGGCACAGATATCCAATTGCTCGACCTGACTCATTTGAGCGAATTCAGAGCGGATGCCCATCCAGCAGTATGGTTGGGAAAGAAAGATGCAGTGGCAATCTGGGGTCAGGACTGCATGCATTGGTGCTTACCAGGTGTACCAGACACTTGGGTTGACATCTTATCGGAACTGATTCAAATCGGCTTGAAGACAGGATGA